One Thermoplasma volcanium GSS1 genomic window carries:
- a CDS encoding DUF2080 family transposase-associated protein translates to MYWLVRKSALCIRYLSITFGFKPYFFRFSIRDQDLIIREKVETVYKKTVTLFGNSGKVDVPKRYIGKRVYVIVPKE, encoded by the coding sequence ATGTACTGGTTAGTACGGAAGTCTGCATTATGCATCAGGTATCTCTCAATTACGTTTGGATTTAAGCCGTATTTTTTCAGATTTTCAATAAGGGATCAGGATCTTATCATTAGGGAGAAGGTTGAGACTGTGTACAAGAAGACAGTAACACTTTTCGGAAATTCAGGAAAAGTGGACGTTCCAAAGAGATATATTGGAAAAAGGGTTTATGTCATAGTGCCGAAAGAATGA
- a CDS encoding ubiquinone/menaquinone biosynthesis methyltransferase, with protein sequence MISKHQAVKKIFDQISDKYDLIDTIISLGLDQRWRRSLISNLKLMPGLQCLDCGAGSGKVTELIMESCDSCSVTALDITDSMFNPELTKRCKFVVSPAESLPFSDETFDRVSSAFLTRNLADVDKYFSEVYRVLKPGGIFVNLDIFNPTKPVFSQFFSLYFYRMVPFFGNHATHSRNYSYLANSVKFFYSPFILSKKLESKGFIVEPKDLFFGSVFMHIAQKK encoded by the coding sequence ATGATAAGCAAACATCAGGCTGTTAAGAAAATCTTCGATCAGATATCAGACAAATACGATTTAATAGATACTATAATAAGTCTTGGCTTGGACCAAAGGTGGAGGCGTTCTCTCATCTCTAACCTTAAGCTGATGCCAGGACTGCAGTGCCTCGATTGCGGGGCTGGAAGCGGAAAGGTTACGGAGCTAATAATGGAGTCTTGCGATAGCTGCAGTGTAACAGCTTTGGATATAACCGATTCTATGTTCAACCCAGAATTAACGAAACGCTGCAAATTCGTTGTCTCTCCTGCTGAAAGCCTCCCCTTTAGTGATGAGACTTTTGATCGGGTTTCATCAGCTTTCCTAACGAGAAACCTGGCAGATGTTGACAAGTATTTTTCCGAAGTCTATAGGGTGCTCAAGCCAGGTGGGATATTTGTAAATCTAGATATATTCAACCCTACTAAGCCAGTTTTTTCTCAGTTCTTTTCACTCTATTTCTACAGAATGGTACCGTTCTTTGGGAACCATGCAACTCACTCTAGGAATTACTCATATCTAGCTAACTCAGTAAAGTTTTTCTATAGTCCATTCATACTTAGCAAAAAGCTTGAATCTAAAGGCTTTATCGTTGAACCCAAAGATCTGTTTTTTGGTTCTGTATTTATGCACATAGCGCAAAAGAAATGA
- a CDS encoding ABC transporter ATP-binding protein, whose protein sequence is MCAYYIECRDISKKYVKGPEALKSISFKVPASGILSLIGRNGAGKTTLIRILSTELLPSSGYAEIDGIDIIGEPDEIRKRIAIIPQEARAISWLTPIQTITTFLLYRGINYSEAKRRSMEVLKKLELEQIAGKLNRTLSGGQKRKVLVAALIASDADILFMDEPTTGLDPISRAELWDLLAELKREKFIFLTTHYLEEAERLSDRIAILDSGELKGIGTISELRSRLPKKYSINLIQTSNLDGEIEINGTVLKTGRRLFIDEEEAYSIVRDLINKNAKFSINPISLEDIYYSIAKRDIGGDAYVQE, encoded by the coding sequence ATGTGTGCCTATTATATTGAGTGCAGGGATATATCAAAAAAGTATGTAAAAGGCCCTGAGGCCCTGAAATCTATTTCTTTCAAAGTCCCTGCAAGTGGTATATTATCCCTAATTGGAAGAAATGGGGCAGGCAAGACGACACTTATACGGATACTTTCAACAGAGCTTCTTCCATCGTCAGGTTATGCAGAAATTGACGGTATCGATATTATTGGAGAACCAGACGAGATCAGGAAAAGGATCGCAATAATTCCTCAAGAAGCGAGGGCCATATCTTGGCTTACCCCAATCCAGACTATAACTACATTCCTGCTCTACAGAGGGATCAACTATTCGGAAGCAAAGAGAAGATCAATGGAAGTCCTGAAAAAACTAGAATTGGAGCAAATTGCAGGCAAGCTAAATAGGACGTTATCTGGCGGGCAGAAGAGGAAGGTGCTTGTAGCTGCTTTAATAGCATCAGATGCAGACATTCTCTTTATGGATGAGCCAACGACCGGCCTTGATCCCATATCTAGAGCGGAGCTTTGGGACCTACTTGCAGAGCTTAAGAGGGAAAAATTCATCTTTCTTACGACGCACTATCTCGAAGAGGCAGAAAGGCTCTCTGACAGGATAGCAATACTTGATTCCGGCGAGCTCAAAGGTATCGGTACAATATCAGAACTAAGATCCAGACTGCCCAAAAAATACAGCATTAATCTGATTCAAACCTCAAACTTAGATGGCGAAATAGAAATAAACGGAACAGTCCTAAAGACAGGCAGAAGGTTATTCATAGACGAAGAAGAGGCCTATTCAATCGTACGTGATCTCATAAATAAAAATGCAAAGTTCTCAATAAATCCTATTTCACTTGAAGATATATACTATAGCATAGCTAAAAGAGACATCGGAGGCGATGCATACGTACAGGAGTAG
- a CDS encoding ABC transporter permease, producing MHTYRSSQLAASILVNAIYAMKNFPITLINTLLSPLSFLLVITLASHGRLISVSVGGALIMSMVSSGLGLQGDLSHLKNDFKLQDIVVSSPTTASVYLVGMAISEIVYSIPAISVLGILAYFFIHTSAIGVLTIIGVLVVMFSFSILLGFTLATITYDIIQSWAFSGIVSTLISTIPPVYYPITYIPMPFRYAAYASPTTYAAEIIQNSIGMISLSSTQIAEDWIIIVIVTILLLIIAVKKAKWREI from the coding sequence ATGCATACGTACAGGAGTAGCCAGCTAGCGGCATCTATCCTTGTCAACGCAATCTATGCAATGAAAAATTTTCCTATAACGCTAATCAATACGCTACTTTCGCCTCTTTCTTTCTTGCTTGTAATAACCCTTGCAAGCCATGGAAGGCTTATATCCGTTTCGGTTGGTGGGGCTCTTATAATGTCCATGGTATCGAGCGGGCTTGGTCTGCAGGGAGACCTATCGCATCTAAAGAATGATTTCAAGCTTCAGGACATTGTAGTAAGTTCGCCCACTACTGCGTCGGTTTATCTGGTTGGCATGGCTATATCGGAAATTGTTTATTCTATTCCAGCTATTTCAGTATTAGGCATACTTGCTTACTTTTTCATACACACTTCGGCAATAGGCGTACTTACCATAATAGGAGTACTTGTTGTAATGTTCTCATTCTCAATACTACTTGGCTTTACTCTAGCGACAATAACTTATGACATAATACAAAGTTGGGCCTTTTCGGGTATAGTTTCAACATTGATCTCTACCATCCCTCCTGTATATTATCCGATAACGTACATTCCCATGCCATTCAGGTATGCTGCTTATGCTTCCCCGACAACTTATGCGGCTGAAATAATCCAGAACTCTATAGGGATGATAAGTCTAAGTTCGACACAAATTGCAGAAGATTGGATAATAATAGTAATCGTTACAATACTATTGCTTATAATTGCGGTAAAGAAGGCAAAGTGGCGTGAGATATAA
- a CDS encoding APC family permease, protein MGDLNSASTDANISYSENQDRKLRKALSTWDLLMLSVGGIIGSGWLFAAYAASVLSGPASILAWVLGGIIVIFIALVYAELGAMIPRSGAIVRYGHLSHGSFAGFLFGWAYFLSAVSVPAIEAEAVVTYAASYVTKPALIANGIMTVFGTLIAMLLMIAFFFLNYAGIHLMGKTNQGITWIKVIIPVITVIVLIAVHFNPSEIVPPNGFLPYGWAPVFAAISSTGIVFSYFGFRQAIDYGGEAKNPQRSIPIATIGSVLIGILLYSLLQVVFVGGIDWSKMGLEPGQWTLLNAYATAAHASTEHPLAYQLMNAPFATIALSAGLVWLTYTLYASAYIAPSGTLNVYLGTSTRTLYGMAVNGHLPKIFAKVADRNKIPVIPLITTLLVGFLFFLPFPSWYKMVGFISGATVFTYIVGGAALMNLRKQAPELKRPFKLWSANVLAPIAFILASEAVYWTGWPTTLYLAIAIFLGLVLYGALVGLHKIEQTFDKKNVKAGLWVPVFIVILTILSYLGEYGGINVLHFPLDLIVVAIASAIIYVWAIKSGIKTEEIAAMIANEDQYV, encoded by the coding sequence ATGGGAGATTTAAATAGTGCCTCGACTGATGCTAACATATCCTATAGCGAAAATCAGGACAGGAAGCTTAGGAAAGCTCTGTCAACATGGGACCTCCTTATGCTGAGTGTAGGAGGCATAATCGGATCGGGATGGCTGTTTGCAGCCTATGCAGCTTCAGTTCTGTCAGGCCCTGCCTCCATACTCGCATGGGTGCTTGGCGGAATTATCGTCATCTTTATCGCTTTGGTATACGCGGAACTAGGTGCGATGATTCCAAGGAGCGGTGCAATAGTAAGGTACGGCCACCTCTCACATGGGAGCTTTGCAGGCTTTCTATTCGGTTGGGCATATTTCCTCAGCGCCGTATCGGTGCCAGCGATAGAAGCTGAAGCTGTCGTTACCTATGCTGCTAGTTATGTTACAAAGCCGGCTCTAATCGCCAATGGCATTATGACAGTATTCGGAACTCTTATAGCGATGCTATTGATGATAGCCTTCTTTTTCCTGAACTATGCAGGAATACACTTAATGGGAAAGACAAATCAGGGTATAACCTGGATAAAGGTTATAATACCTGTGATAACAGTTATAGTACTTATAGCAGTACATTTCAATCCATCAGAGATAGTACCGCCTAATGGCTTCCTGCCATATGGCTGGGCTCCTGTATTTGCGGCTATATCCAGTACAGGCATAGTCTTCTCGTATTTTGGTTTCAGGCAGGCTATAGACTATGGCGGGGAGGCAAAGAATCCGCAGAGGTCTATACCAATAGCGACTATTGGCTCGGTGCTCATTGGAATACTGCTATATAGTTTGCTTCAGGTAGTGTTCGTGGGTGGAATAGACTGGAGCAAAATGGGCCTTGAACCTGGACAGTGGACTCTTCTCAACGCCTATGCAACCGCAGCACACGCGTCTACTGAACACCCCCTTGCTTACCAGCTTATGAATGCACCATTTGCTACAATAGCTCTCTCCGCTGGGCTTGTATGGTTGACATACACATTGTATGCAAGTGCTTACATAGCTCCTTCGGGAACCCTTAACGTATACCTAGGCACATCTACGAGGACTCTCTATGGAATGGCAGTTAACGGCCATCTTCCAAAGATATTCGCAAAAGTTGCTGATAGGAACAAAATACCTGTCATTCCACTTATTACTACACTGCTCGTAGGTTTCCTGTTCTTCCTTCCGTTTCCAAGCTGGTACAAAATGGTCGGTTTCATCAGTGGAGCGACGGTTTTCACCTACATAGTTGGCGGTGCCGCACTTATGAACCTAAGGAAGCAGGCCCCAGAACTCAAGAGGCCGTTCAAGCTGTGGTCCGCAAACGTTTTGGCTCCGATCGCATTCATACTTGCGTCAGAGGCAGTTTACTGGACAGGCTGGCCTACTACGTTGTACTTAGCAATAGCTATATTCCTAGGCCTAGTTCTTTATGGAGCTCTTGTTGGGCTGCACAAGATTGAACAAACCTTCGATAAGAAGAACGTCAAGGCTGGCCTTTGGGTGCCTGTCTTTATAGTTATACTGACTATTCTATCGTATCTGGGAGAATATGGCGGCATAAATGTTCTGCACTTCCCATTGGATCTAATAGTTGTTGCTATAGCCAGCGCAATAATATACGTTTGGGCAATAAAATCTGGAATAAAGACGGAAGAGATAGCAGCTATGATAGCGAATGAGGACCAGTACGTTTAA
- a CDS encoding phenylalanine--tRNA ligase subunit alpha, with amino-acid sequence MSEISKNEALILKYLASKNQEIEESNIEIKGLSRQDIASATSWLQVKGLIDVKTREEVAYVLTDEGKRYAENGLPELRAYSILKRKGKLSLRDLQEAMPDEYKIVLAQLAKFGITPKNGVLEYSDGHIEAEISRRQRFLSDLNTDDQEMIEHFKRRKNVIEEKKRSVRIVSINSKGLEQLNNFDQFEAIGEIDSGIITSQAWKTAPFRKYDLDAPVSPTKSYAKHPLVYFINEIRRIFLDMGFTEMSGHYIESALWDMDALFIPQDHPARDMQDTFYVKDSNFTIEHPEIEKRIKRIHERGFDGYSGWGYRWSSDDGKKLILRTHTTVTTARYLYEHNTYPQAIFSVEKVFRHESVDWKHLAEFYQIEGAVYDKNVSVATLKWILRTFYGKLGFEKIRLVPSYYPYTEPSLDVVVEVDGKEMELGGSGIFRPEVGKILGLKAPVMAWGMGLERLAMLYYGLTDVRDLYNTDFSFLEGYKIKY; translated from the coding sequence ATGTCTGAGATAAGCAAAAACGAAGCGCTTATTCTAAAATACCTTGCTAGCAAGAATCAAGAAATAGAGGAAAGTAATATTGAGATAAAAGGATTGTCAAGGCAGGACATAGCAAGTGCAACATCGTGGCTCCAGGTGAAAGGCCTAATAGACGTCAAAACAAGAGAAGAAGTTGCCTACGTTCTTACGGATGAGGGCAAACGTTATGCTGAAAATGGCTTACCCGAGCTAAGGGCCTATTCTATTCTGAAAAGGAAAGGGAAATTATCCCTACGGGATCTTCAGGAAGCGATGCCTGATGAATACAAGATAGTCTTAGCCCAATTAGCAAAATTTGGTATAACTCCTAAGAATGGCGTTTTAGAATATTCTGATGGCCATATAGAAGCTGAGATCTCAAGAAGACAGCGTTTCTTATCTGACCTAAATACAGATGATCAAGAGATGATCGAACACTTCAAGAGGAGGAAAAATGTCATAGAGGAAAAGAAGAGGTCCGTAAGGATAGTATCGATTAACTCCAAGGGCCTAGAACAACTCAATAACTTCGATCAGTTCGAGGCTATTGGGGAGATTGATTCAGGTATAATAACGTCTCAAGCGTGGAAAACCGCTCCATTCAGAAAATATGATCTAGATGCCCCCGTTTCGCCAACAAAATCGTATGCAAAGCATCCGTTAGTATACTTTATCAATGAGATAAGGCGGATATTCTTAGATATGGGTTTTACCGAGATGAGTGGACATTATATAGAATCTGCATTGTGGGACATGGATGCACTATTCATACCACAAGATCATCCGGCTAGGGATATGCAGGATACGTTCTATGTAAAGGACAGTAATTTTACAATCGAACATCCGGAAATCGAAAAAAGAATAAAAAGAATACACGAGAGAGGATTTGACGGATACTCTGGCTGGGGCTATAGATGGTCAAGCGATGATGGAAAAAAACTGATACTCAGGACGCATACAACGGTAACTACTGCCAGATACCTTTACGAACACAACACATATCCGCAGGCGATATTTTCAGTGGAAAAAGTATTCAGGCACGAGAGCGTTGATTGGAAGCACTTAGCAGAATTTTACCAGATAGAAGGCGCAGTATATGACAAAAATGTGAGCGTTGCGACGCTTAAATGGATACTCCGCACGTTCTATGGTAAGCTTGGATTCGAAAAAATAAGGCTTGTACCATCCTATTACCCATATACTGAACCAAGCCTGGACGTGGTTGTGGAAGTAGACGGCAAAGAAATGGAACTCGGTGGTTCAGGTATATTTAGGCCCGAAGTTGGTAAAATACTCGGACTGAAGGCCCCTGTTATGGCTTGGGGGATGGGCTTGGAACGTTTAGCTATGCTCTATTACGGATTAACTGATGTACGAGATCTCTACAATACAGACTTCAGCTTCCTAGAAGGTTACAAAATCAAATATTAA
- a CDS encoding NAD(+) kinase has translation MKVAFVIRKDCKRCATIAKSIIELIPPDWEKIYDTEAAKFLGGVGKDITEISADIIIAIGGDGTVLRILQNAKGPVLGINMGGLGFLTEIEIDEVGSSTYKLIRGEYKINEAMKLKVYINGRRLEDCTNEAVVHTDRIARIRQFKIYVDGHFLTTIKSDGVIVATPTGSSSYSSSAGGPLLLPTVRGMVISYLAPYSSRIKPVVVPSESTVEIKIAGNDQDSLLILDGQKEYKIKSGDTVSISMSEEKARFVSFRESIYDRLRDKVIKHVVN, from the coding sequence ATGAAGGTCGCCTTCGTGATTAGAAAAGACTGTAAAAGATGTGCAACAATAGCGAAGAGTATAATTGAACTGATCCCTCCGGACTGGGAAAAAATATACGACACGGAGGCCGCCAAATTTCTGGGTGGAGTTGGAAAGGACATAACTGAAATATCTGCAGACATAATAATAGCGATTGGTGGTGACGGTACTGTTTTAAGGATTCTTCAAAATGCCAAAGGCCCTGTCTTAGGCATAAACATGGGCGGCCTTGGCTTCCTCACTGAAATCGAGATAGATGAGGTGGGAAGTTCAACCTATAAATTAATAAGGGGTGAATACAAAATTAACGAAGCCATGAAGTTGAAGGTATACATAAACGGCAGGCGTCTCGAGGACTGCACAAACGAAGCCGTTGTACATACAGATCGCATAGCTAGGATAAGGCAGTTCAAAATTTATGTTGATGGGCATTTCTTGACTACGATAAAATCTGATGGGGTGATCGTAGCCACGCCAACAGGTTCATCTTCATATTCATCCTCCGCGGGTGGCCCCTTACTTCTGCCAACGGTAAGGGGAATGGTGATATCATACTTAGCACCATATTCATCAAGAATCAAGCCAGTAGTGGTGCCTTCAGAATCTACCGTTGAAATAAAAATAGCTGGAAATGACCAGGACTCCCTTCTTATCCTGGATGGGCAAAAGGAGTATAAGATTAAGAGCGGAGACACTGTTTCTATTTCAATGTCAGAGGAAAAAGCCAGATTCGTGTCTTTTCGTGAATCGATATACGACAGGCTTAGGGATAAGGTAATAAAGCATGTGGTTAATTAA
- a CDS encoding Mov34/MPN/PAD-1 family protein encodes MWLIKKDTLQMIMEASKDSYPREFGALLRAEDNVIYEIALVPGTIQSDRYTLFYMYSKPIDFSLVGSVHSHPSGITKPSDEDLRMFSLTGKIHIIVGYPYNLKDYSAYDRSGNKVPLEIIGD; translated from the coding sequence ATGTGGTTAATTAAAAAAGATACCCTGCAAATGATAATGGAGGCTTCAAAAGACTCCTATCCTAGGGAATTTGGCGCACTACTAAGGGCAGAAGACAACGTCATCTACGAGATAGCCTTAGTTCCCGGGACGATACAAAGCGATAGGTATACTCTCTTTTATATGTACAGCAAGCCAATTGATTTCTCACTAGTTGGGTCGGTTCATTCCCATCCATCTGGCATAACGAAACCATCAGATGAAGATTTACGTATGTTTTCACTTACTGGGAAGATCCATATCATAGTTGGGTATCCATACAACCTAAAGGATTACTCAGCTTACGACAGAAGTGGAAATAAGGTTCCGCTTGAAATTATCGGCGATTAG
- a CDS encoding DUF424 domain-containing protein — MNIVMKITEIRGEILLAAADSDILGKKFREKNLHIEVFPSFYGEVKVTDEMFISSLNMCTIANLVGKHTVELAIENGYIDKDNVLYIDGVPYAQYAKMFQ; from the coding sequence GTGAACATAGTGATGAAGATTACCGAGATCAGGGGAGAAATACTCCTAGCCGCTGCCGATTCAGACATACTTGGCAAAAAATTCAGGGAAAAGAATCTACACATAGAGGTCTTCCCGTCATTTTATGGCGAAGTTAAGGTAACGGATGAAATGTTCATTTCTTCGCTAAATATGTGTACAATAGCTAATCTGGTTGGGAAGCATACGGTAGAGCTTGCCATTGAAAATGGTTATATCGATAAGGATAACGTGCTGTATATTGATGGCGTTCCATATGCCCAGTACGCGAAGATGTTCCAATGA
- a CDS encoding minichromosome maintenance protein MCM encodes MISQEMPVERIKDLWRDFFRTYGYSDKINSIHQDYPEVRTLYVSFKDIEDYDRQFAASILASPEIYLKTGEEIVMEDYLLDKVSRRFRIFHLRIKDLEDRNTSYNIRDIRSANIGTLISVSGIVRKNTEVFPKLKNAAFECSNCHELNYVEQNESRLTEPLYCANCGQSKVKDKISFKLRPNLSEFIDVQKIEIQEDPETLEGGAQPQRLIIIVEDDLAGLLFPGNRVVVDGILQAEQRRQGNVPLTEFYTFLYAVNIRKDVKEIESVKITEEDKQKIIEISKRPNVIDVIAKSIAPTIHGLDMIKKALALQMFGGVRKTMKDGTTMRGDIHILMVGDPGTAKSQLLKYMAEVSPRGIFTFGRGSSAAGLTAAAVRDEFGEGRWTLEAGALVLADNGFVAIDELDKMDEHDTAAMHEAMEQQTVTISKAGIMATLRARASVLAAANPKFGRYDLNRNLAEQINFPLPLLSRFDVIFKMVDQPNKDTDSQLAEHVLKAHRLGEIYKSMEKNDIEIDVPDEAKYEPDIDKDLLRKYVAYAKNNVFPRLSDEAIAILQDQYVRTRTGSRDSIPITVRQLESTIRLAEAAARARLSTIVTVEDAMLAKKIVDYYLTDVSTENGKMDIDIIYTGSSSKQRNEMETVLDIIKEIKEEKGIAEVSDVIGVAESKGITAKKAEEAILKLKNAGQIFERSYGKLDVIK; translated from the coding sequence ATGATCTCACAGGAGATGCCCGTTGAGAGGATAAAGGACCTCTGGCGGGACTTCTTTAGGACTTACGGCTACAGCGATAAGATAAATAGCATACATCAGGACTATCCTGAAGTAAGAACACTCTATGTGTCCTTTAAGGACATTGAGGATTACGACAGGCAATTTGCAGCTTCTATCCTGGCTTCTCCAGAAATATACCTCAAGACTGGGGAAGAGATAGTGATGGAAGATTATCTCCTAGACAAAGTTTCGAGGAGGTTCAGAATATTCCATTTAAGGATAAAGGATCTCGAAGATAGAAACACATCCTATAATATAAGGGACATAAGAAGTGCAAACATAGGCACTTTAATAAGCGTTTCAGGAATAGTTCGAAAGAATACAGAGGTATTTCCAAAATTAAAAAACGCTGCCTTTGAATGCAGCAATTGCCACGAGTTAAATTACGTTGAACAAAACGAATCAAGATTGACAGAACCGCTTTACTGTGCTAATTGCGGACAGTCTAAGGTGAAGGACAAGATATCATTCAAACTTAGGCCCAATCTCTCCGAGTTCATAGATGTCCAGAAGATAGAGATACAGGAGGATCCGGAAACTCTAGAAGGTGGAGCGCAGCCCCAGAGGTTGATAATTATTGTGGAAGATGACCTTGCAGGGCTGCTATTTCCAGGCAACCGTGTTGTCGTTGATGGCATACTGCAGGCAGAACAAAGGCGGCAGGGAAATGTACCTTTAACAGAGTTTTACACCTTTCTATATGCCGTTAACATAAGAAAAGATGTTAAAGAGATTGAAAGCGTAAAGATCACTGAAGAAGATAAGCAAAAGATAATTGAGATTTCGAAGAGGCCGAACGTAATAGACGTAATAGCAAAATCAATAGCGCCGACTATACATGGGCTTGATATGATAAAGAAGGCCCTGGCGCTCCAAATGTTCGGAGGTGTCAGGAAAACCATGAAAGATGGAACAACGATGAGGGGTGACATCCACATACTTATGGTTGGTGACCCAGGTACTGCAAAATCTCAGCTTTTAAAATACATGGCAGAAGTATCGCCTCGAGGAATTTTTACATTTGGTAGAGGATCAAGCGCTGCTGGACTGACTGCAGCAGCAGTTAGGGATGAGTTTGGAGAAGGGCGCTGGACGCTTGAAGCAGGGGCTTTGGTGCTTGCAGACAACGGTTTCGTGGCAATAGATGAACTCGACAAGATGGACGAGCACGACACCGCCGCTATGCATGAAGCAATGGAGCAGCAGACTGTTACTATATCAAAGGCTGGCATCATGGCTACCCTTAGAGCAAGGGCATCCGTTTTGGCTGCAGCGAATCCTAAGTTTGGCAGGTACGATCTTAATCGAAACTTGGCCGAACAGATAAATTTTCCATTACCATTGCTGTCAAGGTTTGACGTTATATTCAAGATGGTAGATCAGCCTAATAAGGATACAGACAGCCAGCTTGCTGAACACGTCCTTAAGGCTCACAGGCTCGGTGAAATATACAAGAGCATGGAAAAAAATGACATAGAGATAGATGTGCCAGATGAAGCCAAGTATGAACCAGATATAGACAAGGATCTGCTCAGAAAGTATGTTGCTTATGCTAAAAATAACGTATTTCCGAGGTTGAGCGATGAGGCCATTGCCATACTGCAGGATCAGTACGTAAGAACAAGGACGGGTTCCAGAGATTCTATCCCCATAACGGTAAGGCAGCTAGAATCCACAATAAGATTAGCTGAAGCAGCGGCGAGGGCCAGGCTTTCAACTATAGTTACGGTCGAAGACGCAATGCTGGCAAAGAAAATAGTTGATTATTACTTAACTGATGTGTCAACCGAAAATGGAAAGATGGATATCGATATAATTTATACAGGCTCAAGTTCCAAGCAGAGAAATGAAATGGAGACCGTGCTTGATATAATTAAAGAGATAAAGGAAGAAAAAGGTATTGCTGAGGTATCGGATGTGATTGGAGTGGCGGAGAGTAAAGGTATAACTGCTAAGAAAGCTGAGGAGGCTATATTGAAGTTGAAAAATGCTGGCCAGATATTCGAGAGGTCATACGGTAAATTAGATGTGATCAAGTGA
- a CDS encoding DUF123 domain-containing protein codes for MKSYIVFFLCKSQVIKLSSKTFDIDSGLYAYLGSCGKACASRISRHMIRSISKKRWHVDYLDCEPLSAIIFDCPEHEMGVALSNLEHVKSFGNSDDPNVPRLFRITDMPIFLNYVIVVCAKIKYNNA; via the coding sequence ATGAAGTCCTACATAGTATTTTTTCTCTGCAAGAGCCAAGTTATAAAATTGTCGTCCAAGACTTTTGATATAGACAGCGGACTTTATGCATACCTTGGTTCTTGCGGCAAGGCCTGCGCATCTAGGATAAGCAGGCATATGATCCGGTCTATTTCCAAAAAGAGATGGCACGTTGATTATCTTGATTGCGAACCTCTATCAGCCATTATATTCGATTGTCCGGAACATGAAATGGGAGTTGCACTTTCAAACTTAGAACACGTAAAAAGCTTCGGAAATTCGGATGATCCTAATGTACCGAGACTTTTTAGAATCACGGACATGCCTATATTCTTAAATTATGTTATTGTTGTATGTGCAAAAATAAAATACAATAATGCTTAA